From one Gossypium hirsutum isolate 1008001.06 chromosome D08, Gossypium_hirsutum_v2.1, whole genome shotgun sequence genomic stretch:
- the LOC107900669 gene encoding uncharacterized protein, with translation MAHLLRHHSFTSTSVWTEARLHHQAYASIKLSNHRQGRWKIYGKRRASGNGCVVQCCTSSSSSAAAKPGVELAGNAEEDNNGRWEEKEEQEPLYLASEYGWKVRRLEEDQPEIKKVAEIQAEAFHQPMAFFDDLFFQFFQAEVLAGLMYKLRNSPPNRYACLVAESPSDANSESKTELVGVVDVTALRDEAVLQHLQGADEYLYVSGLAVSKRFRRRKIGSCLLKACEMLSVLWGFKYLVLRAYEDDLGARTLYANAGYRVVSGDPPWLTSWIGRRRRVLMIKQSNFLNLINSTFQS, from the exons ATGGCTCACTTACTGAGGCACCACTCTTTTACGTCAACAAGTGTGTGGACTGAGGCTCGCCTGCACCACCAAGCCTACGCTTCCATTAAACTCAGCAATCATCGTCAAGGAAGGTGGAAAATCTATGGCAAGAGAAGGGCAAGCGGGAATGGGTGTGTGGTGCAGTGCTgcacttcttcttcttcatcagcaGCAGCAAAGCCGGGTGTGGAGCTGGCTGGAAATGCGGAGGAAGATAATAATGGAAGATGGGAAGAGAAAGAGGAGCAGGAGCCTTTGTATTTGGCAAGCGAGTATGGATGGAAAGTAAGGAGATTGGAGGAGGATCAACCCGAGATTAAGAAGGTTGCAGAAATTCAGGCAGAAGCATTCCACCAACCAATGGCCTTCTTTGATGATTTATTCTTTCAGTTCTTCCAG GCGGAAGTACTGGCAGGGCTCATGTACAAACTTAGGAACTCACCTCCAAACag GTATGCATGTTTAGTGGCGGAGTCTCCCTCGGATGCTAATTCTGAATCGAAAACAGAGCTAGTAGGCGTGGTGGATGTGACGGCGTTGAGAGACGAGGCTGTTCTTCAACACCTTCAGGGGGCTGACGAATACCTTTATGTTTCGGGACTCGCTGTTTCCAAACGCTTTCG GAGGAGGAAGATCGGCAGTTgtttgttgaaagcttgtgagaTGCTGTCGGTTTTATGGGGTTTCAAGTATCTTGTCCTTCGGGCTTACGAAGATGACTTGGGTGCTCGCACGTTGTACGCAAATGCAGGGTATCGAGTTGTCTCGGGTGATCCACCATGGTTGACTTCTTGGATTGGGAGAAGGCGTCGTGTTCTTATGATCAAACAGTCTAATTTCCTTAATCTTATTAACTCCACCTTTCAGTCATAA